One genomic region from Pantanalinema sp. encodes:
- the coxB gene encoding cytochrome c oxidase subunit II → MPRNLVVGVSALAASMSALPAQAVGGVVNATSIADRVDGVYNLIFWITTVIFIGVWVAMAFVLVRFRAREGGKAQQIHGNTALEIVWTVIPAIILIAIAIPTYKTMKYVENAPKPDLTIQVVGHQWFWEYKYPDNKVAVSNADLVLPANKVVKVLVSSADVVHNWGVSALGFSMDAIPGHINEGWLYVKEPGEHEGFCRQLCGTLHAKMTTKVRALPDAEWQAWIKEKGGVIPATYDLSEGETRPSVTIPVAEAPIKTPDQVRALR, encoded by the coding sequence TTGCCACGTAATCTCGTCGTCGGGGTGAGCGCCCTGGCCGCCAGCATGTCGGCGCTCCCCGCCCAGGCGGTCGGTGGCGTCGTCAACGCGACCTCGATCGCCGACCGGGTCGACGGGGTCTACAACCTCATCTTCTGGATCACCACGGTGATCTTCATCGGGGTCTGGGTCGCCATGGCCTTCGTCCTGGTGCGCTTCCGCGCCCGCGAGGGCGGCAAGGCCCAGCAGATCCACGGCAACACCGCCCTGGAGATCGTCTGGACGGTGATCCCCGCGATCATCCTGATCGCGATCGCGATCCCGACCTACAAGACCATGAAGTACGTCGAGAACGCGCCCAAGCCCGACCTGACCATCCAGGTCGTCGGCCACCAGTGGTTCTGGGAGTACAAGTACCCCGACAACAAGGTCGCCGTCTCGAACGCGGACCTGGTGCTGCCTGCCAACAAGGTCGTCAAGGTCCTGGTCTCGTCGGCGGACGTCGTCCACAACTGGGGCGTCAGCGCCCTGGGCTTCTCGATGGACGCCATCCCCGGCCACATCAACGAGGGCTGGCTCTACGTGAAGGAGCCCGGCGAGCACGAGGGCTTCTGCCGCCAGCTTTGCGGCACCCTGCACGCCAAGATGACCACCAAGGTCCGGGCGCTGCCGGACGCCGAGTGGCAGGCATGGATCAAGGAAAAGGGTGGCGTGATCCCCGCCACCTACGACCTCTCCGAGGGTGAGACCAGGCCCAGCGTCACGATCCCCGTCGCCGAGGCCCCGATAAAGACCCCCGACCAGGTCAGAGCCCTGCGTTAG
- the ctaD gene encoding cytochrome c oxidase subunit I has product MSTQSASVHPHAPTVPTWMKWLTTTDHKKIGIMYVFMAFFFFMLAGLFALLVRAQLLFPGNTLLTPDQYNQMVTMHASGMIFFAVIPLLVGFANYTVPIMIGARDMAFPRVNAIAFWMLPFGAMMMMSSFLLGGAAAAGWTEYPPLSGGFFSPGRGVDMWILGLHVVGVSSIMGAINFIVTILNMRAPGMRLHKMPLMAWTVLVQSWLQLIATPVLAGVLTMLLFDRNFGTSFFRPEHGGDPLLWQHLFWFYSHPAVYIMILPAFGIISEILPVFSGKPIFGYLAIAYSSVAIGVLGFVVWAHHMFATGLPVSIRMVFMFLTMLIAVPTGIKIFSWVATLWGGQIRFTIPALFAIAFVAFFLIGGLSGIFLASVPVDVQLTHTYFVVAHIHYVLFAGSMLGIFAAIYYWFPKMFGKLLDEKLGLAHFWLTIVAMNVTFFPMHVLGIMGIPRRYYTYSAHLSEVATINGIESIGSFVLGVAQFILIYNVFVSLKKGKTAGDDPWGGNTLEWTVSSPPPDNNFDVIPTIR; this is encoded by the coding sequence ATGAGCACCCAATCCGCGAGCGTGCACCCGCACGCCCCCACCGTGCCCACCTGGATGAAGTGGCTGACCACGACCGATCACAAGAAGATCGGCATCATGTACGTCTTCATGGCGTTCTTCTTCTTCATGCTCGCCGGCTTGTTCGCCCTTCTGGTGCGGGCGCAGCTGCTCTTCCCGGGCAATACCCTGCTCACCCCCGACCAGTACAACCAGATGGTTACGATGCACGCCTCGGGCATGATCTTCTTCGCGGTCATTCCCTTGCTGGTCGGCTTCGCCAACTACACGGTGCCCATCATGATCGGCGCGCGGGACATGGCCTTCCCCCGGGTGAACGCCATCGCCTTCTGGATGCTGCCCTTCGGCGCCATGATGATGATGTCCAGCTTCTTGCTGGGCGGCGCGGCGGCGGCGGGATGGACCGAGTATCCCCCGCTCTCGGGCGGCTTCTTCTCGCCGGGGCGCGGCGTGGACATGTGGATCCTGGGCCTGCACGTGGTCGGCGTCTCGTCGATCATGGGCGCGATCAACTTCATCGTCACCATCCTCAACATGCGCGCTCCCGGCATGCGGCTCCACAAGATGCCCCTGATGGCCTGGACGGTGCTGGTCCAGTCCTGGCTGCAGCTGATCGCGACCCCGGTCCTCGCCGGCGTCCTGACCATGCTGCTCTTCGACCGCAACTTCGGCACCTCCTTCTTCCGCCCCGAGCACGGTGGCGACCCGCTGCTCTGGCAGCACCTCTTCTGGTTCTACTCGCACCCGGCCGTCTACATCATGATCCTGCCGGCCTTCGGCATCATCTCCGAGATCCTGCCCGTCTTCTCGGGCAAGCCCATCTTCGGCTACCTGGCCATCGCCTACTCGTCGGTCGCCATCGGCGTCCTCGGCTTCGTCGTCTGGGCGCACCACATGTTCGCCACGGGCCTGCCCGTGAGCATCCGCATGGTGTTCATGTTCCTCACCATGCTGATCGCGGTGCCCACCGGCATCAAGATCTTCAGCTGGGTGGCCACCCTGTGGGGCGGCCAGATCCGCTTCACGATCCCGGCCCTGTTCGCGATCGCCTTCGTGGCCTTCTTCCTCATCGGCGGCCTATCGGGCATCTTCCTGGCCTCGGTGCCGGTCGACGTCCAGCTGACCCACACCTACTTCGTGGTCGCCCACATCCACTACGTGCTGTTCGCAGGCTCCATGCTCGGGATCTTCGCGGCCATCTACTACTGGTTCCCGAAGATGTTCGGCAAGCTGCTCGACGAGAAGCTGGGCCTGGCGCACTTCTGGCTCACGATCGTCGCGATGAACGTCACGTTCTTCCCGATGCACGTGCTCGGGATCATGGGCATCCCCCGCCGCTACTACACCTACTCGGCGCACCTGAGCGAGGTCGCCACCATCAACGGGATCGAGTCGATCGGCTCGTTCGTGCTGGGCGTGGCGCAGTTCATCCTCATCTACAACGTCTTCGTCTCGCTCAAGAAGGGCAAGACCGCCGGCGACGATCCCTGGGGGGGCAACACCCTCGAGTGGACGGTCTCGTCGCCGCCCCCGGACAACAACTTCGACGTCATTCCCACCATCCGATAG
- a CDS encoding cytochrome c oxidase assembly protein, with product MHTDELHHQAIKAKNGKTLKLLGLVVVGMTLFAWSLVPLYRMICIKFGVGNAPQRPNLANVSAGVGDRTVIVRFVGITTAGTPATIEPLEERVVVRVGETREVKYRFKSLVDHPFDFQAVHSVTPPLEDKNFHKLECFCFTKQTLKPRETRIMPLSFWVDPAIAAKVDTITLQYTLFALKPERLSRQPG from the coding sequence ATGCACACCGACGAGCTTCACCACCAGGCGATCAAGGCCAAGAACGGCAAGACCCTCAAGCTGCTGGGCCTGGTCGTCGTGGGGATGACCCTCTTCGCATGGTCGCTGGTCCCGCTCTACCGGATGATCTGCATCAAGTTCGGGGTGGGCAACGCCCCCCAGCGCCCGAACCTGGCCAACGTCTCCGCGGGGGTCGGCGATCGCACGGTCATCGTTCGGTTCGTCGGCATCACCACCGCGGGCACCCCGGCCACCATCGAGCCCCTGGAGGAGCGGGTCGTCGTCAGGGTCGGCGAGACCCGCGAGGTGAAGTATCGCTTCAAGAGCCTCGTCGACCATCCCTTCGACTTCCAGGCGGTCCACAGCGTCACGCCGCCACTCGAGGACAAGAATTTCCACAAGCTCGAGTGCTTCTGCTTCACCAAGCAGACCCTCAAGCCGCGCGAGACCCGGATCATGCCCCTGAGCTTCTGGGTCGACCCCGCGATTGCCGCCAAGGTCGATACCATCACCCTGCAGTACACCCTGTTCGCCCTCAAGCCCGAGCGCCTTTCAAGGCAGCCGGGCTAG
- a CDS encoding COX15/CtaA family protein: MPSPSETFRRFSPLSVGIVVLTYCLILLGAVTRLMGAGLSCPDWPLCNGKWIPTFEGGVIYEWLHRLVAGTVSMLFIIMLVWIVVDPALRRRLWKLALIAVGILGLQITLGALTVTKLLKPLVVTMHLGIGTLLFSTLIAIAGVSLVAAKDLPPASEQPRGLKGLAGVTLVAVYGQILLGGLVASNYASWACPDFPTCQGMWFPPLTGFIGLHMIHRYGAYAVTLIALGLFVVGFKASGPRVRLGIRLVFGMVCAQIALGIANVLLKIPVELAAAHNGLAEAILASLVALNFALHHRGAGLPAPAPQAPREEAPAR, from the coding sequence TTGCCAAGTCCTTCTGAAACCTTTCGACGCTTCAGCCCGCTGAGCGTGGGCATCGTCGTCTTGACCTACTGCCTGATCCTGCTCGGCGCCGTCACCCGCCTGATGGGGGCGGGCCTGTCCTGCCCCGACTGGCCCCTCTGCAACGGCAAGTGGATCCCCACCTTCGAGGGCGGGGTGATCTACGAGTGGCTCCATCGCCTGGTCGCGGGCACCGTCAGCATGCTCTTCATTATCATGCTCGTCTGGATCGTCGTGGATCCCGCCCTTCGCCGGCGCCTCTGGAAGCTGGCCCTCATCGCGGTCGGGATCCTCGGCCTGCAGATCACCCTGGGGGCGCTGACCGTCACCAAGCTGCTCAAGCCCCTGGTCGTGACCATGCACCTGGGCATCGGCACCCTGCTCTTCTCGACCCTGATCGCCATCGCGGGGGTCTCCCTGGTCGCGGCCAAGGACCTGCCGCCCGCCTCGGAGCAGCCCAGGGGGCTCAAGGGGCTCGCGGGCGTGACTCTGGTCGCCGTCTACGGCCAGATCCTGCTGGGCGGCCTGGTGGCCTCCAACTACGCGTCATGGGCCTGCCCCGACTTCCCGACCTGCCAGGGCATGTGGTTCCCGCCGCTCACCGGGTTCATCGGCCTCCACATGATCCACCGCTACGGGGCTTACGCCGTCACCCTGATCGCCCTGGGGCTCTTCGTCGTGGGCTTCAAGGCCTCGGGCCCCCGCGTCCGGCTGGGGATCCGGCTGGTCTTCGGCATGGTGTGCGCGCAGATCGCGCTCGGCATCGCGAACGTCCTGCTGAAGATCCCGGTCGAGCTCGCGGCCGCCCACAACGGCCTGGCCGAGGCCATCCTGGCGAGCCTGGTGGCCCTCAACTTCGCCCTCCATCACCGGGGCGCCGGGCTACCGGCGCCTGCGCCGCAGGCCCCGCGCGAGGAGGCCCCGGCCCGATGA
- a CDS encoding heme o synthase, giving the protein MSAVQATSRPSAFAVLRDYYQLTKPTIVMLMLVTGLPAILMAGNGFPSPRLMVVALLGTAMAAGAASVLNHWYDRDIDGLMERTSHRPIIAGTVGPNQALAFGLTMGTLSILLLGLFANWLSAGLALTAIVYYVLVYTVWLKRRTPQNIVIGGGAGAMAPLIGWAAITGTVGLPAWLMFLVVFMWTPPHFWALALYRRIDYAKAGVPMMPVVAGEDSTRLQILVYTVLLVATSLALYATKACGAIYLVGALGLGASFTAGAFRLYREKTDAAAKKLFIQSIFYLLILFVLLFVDELARLALVATHHGG; this is encoded by the coding sequence ATGAGCGCAGTCCAGGCGACCTCGCGACCGTCGGCCTTCGCCGTCCTTCGCGACTACTACCAGCTCACCAAGCCCACCATCGTCATGCTGATGCTGGTGACGGGCCTGCCCGCCATCCTCATGGCAGGCAACGGCTTCCCCTCGCCGCGCCTCATGGTCGTGGCCCTGCTGGGCACCGCCATGGCCGCCGGAGCGGCGAGCGTCCTCAACCACTGGTACGACCGCGACATCGACGGGCTCATGGAGCGCACCAGCCACCGCCCGATCATCGCGGGCACCGTTGGGCCCAACCAGGCCCTGGCGTTCGGTCTCACCATGGGCACTCTCTCGATCCTTTTGCTCGGCCTCTTCGCCAACTGGCTGTCGGCGGGCCTGGCCCTGACCGCGATCGTCTACTACGTGCTGGTCTACACCGTGTGGCTGAAGCGCCGGACGCCGCAGAACATCGTCATCGGCGGGGGAGCGGGCGCCATGGCGCCGCTCATCGGCTGGGCGGCCATCACCGGGACCGTGGGTCTCCCCGCGTGGCTGATGTTCCTCGTGGTCTTCATGTGGACCCCGCCGCACTTCTGGGCGCTCGCCCTCTACCGGCGCATCGACTACGCCAAGGCCGGGGTGCCCATGATGCCGGTGGTGGCGGGCGAGGATTCGACCCGCCTCCAGATCCTGGTCTACACCGTGCTCCTGGTCGCGACCAGCCTCGCCCTCTACGCCACCAAGGCCTGCGGGGCGATCTACCTGGTGGGGGCCCTGGGGCTCGGGGCGAGCTTCACGGCGGGGGCCTTCAGGCTCTACCGCGAGAAGACCGATGCCGCCGCGAAGAAGCTCTTCATCCAGTCGATCTTCTACCTGTTGATCCTGTTCGTGCTGCTGTTCGTGGACGAGCTGGCGCGCCTCGCGCTCGTCGCCACGCACCACGGAGGCTAG
- a CDS encoding cytochrome c oxidase assembly protein gives MRIRTLLLACVALGALCPSAGAGVREVNVHFRGTVEAGIPLDFGPARPALRVRLGEARGIPYRLTNFTKEPLRLRATLKVEPAEAAKAFKVLGGFARAEVVLKPGESKLVPLDFVISPGLPSSAPELTVAFALEKAEGTK, from the coding sequence ATGAGAATCAGGACCCTTTTGCTCGCGTGCGTCGCGCTCGGCGCCCTCTGCCCCTCGGCCGGGGCCGGGGTTCGCGAGGTGAACGTCCACTTCCGCGGGACGGTCGAGGCCGGGATCCCCCTGGACTTCGGCCCCGCCCGCCCCGCGCTCAGGGTCAGGCTGGGGGAGGCTCGCGGCATCCCCTACCGCCTCACCAACTTTACGAAGGAGCCGCTGCGCCTGAGGGCCACCCTCAAGGTGGAGCCCGCCGAGGCCGCGAAGGCCTTCAAGGTGCTGGGGGGCTTCGCCCGTGCCGAGGTGGTCCTCAAGCCGGGCGAGAGCAAGCTCGTGCCGCTCGACTTCGTGATTTCGCCGGGCCTGCCGAGCTCGGCGCCCGAGCTGACGGTGGCTTTCGCCCTGGAGAAGGCCGAGGGGACGAAATGA
- a CDS encoding NADP-dependent malic enzyme, which yields MKRDALEYHSRGRKGKIEVVATKPCLTQRDLSLAYSPGVAEPCRAIVQDPEAAYEYTARGNLVGVITNGTAVLGLGDIGPLAGKPVMEGKGVLFKRFADLDVFDIEVDEKDPERFIQTVKSLEPTFGGINLEDIKSPECFVIEERLKAEMDIPVFHDDQHGTAIITSAALLNALEITGRKIEEAKVVFCGAGAAAISCARLFVKLGVRRENLVMADKDGVVYRGRTVGMNPYMAELAADTPHRTLAEAMVGADVFVGLSTRGVVTPEMVKTLAPRAVLFALANPEPEITYEEAKAARPDILMGTGRSDYPNQINNVLGFPYIFRGALDVRARSINDEMKLAAAHALADLAKQDVPDQVLAAYSSKHLEYGPSYIIPKPFDPRALLWVAPAVAKAAMETGVARSPIEDFDAYRDSLEKRFGQRRALMRFITNRAKRDPKRIVFPEGDQEKILRAAQIMLDEGIAQPVLLGDPVKIRLVAERLNLTLQGAELVDMHNEPARHRYAQLLFEQRSRKGVTFQDASRLMHQSNYFGTMMLKCGEVDGLVSGLTYDYSETIRPALQIIGPRSDRSIVAGIYVLVFKDRLLFLSDATVNLEPTADQLCEIAVGSAATAGFFGVEPRIAFLSFSNFGSSTHPSALKMKRATELTKDMLPTVVVDGEMQADTAVHPPSADPFTFSAIQGDANVLIFPDLQSCNIAYKLLHRMGGAEAAVGPILMGMAKPVNVLQHGADVDEIVNVTAITVSEAQRFPL from the coding sequence TTGAAACGCGATGCCCTGGAGTACCACTCGCGAGGTCGCAAGGGCAAGATCGAGGTCGTTGCGACCAAGCCTTGCCTCACCCAGCGCGACCTGTCCCTCGCCTATTCCCCCGGCGTCGCCGAACCCTGCCGCGCCATCGTCCAGGACCCCGAGGCGGCCTACGAGTACACGGCCCGCGGCAACCTGGTCGGCGTCATCACCAACGGCACGGCGGTGCTGGGCCTGGGCGACATCGGTCCTCTGGCGGGCAAGCCCGTGATGGAGGGCAAGGGCGTTCTCTTCAAGCGCTTCGCGGACCTGGACGTCTTCGACATCGAGGTGGACGAGAAGGACCCCGAGCGCTTCATCCAGACGGTCAAGTCCCTCGAGCCCACCTTCGGGGGGATCAACCTCGAGGACATCAAGAGCCCCGAGTGCTTCGTCATCGAGGAGCGCCTCAAGGCCGAGATGGACATCCCGGTCTTCCACGACGACCAGCACGGCACGGCGATCATCACCTCGGCGGCCCTCTTGAACGCCCTCGAGATCACCGGCCGCAAGATCGAGGAGGCCAAGGTCGTCTTCTGCGGCGCCGGGGCGGCCGCCATCTCGTGCGCGCGCCTCTTCGTCAAGCTGGGGGTGCGGCGCGAGAACCTCGTGATGGCCGACAAGGACGGGGTGGTCTACCGGGGCCGCACGGTGGGGATGAACCCCTACATGGCCGAGCTCGCGGCGGACACGCCCCACCGCACCCTGGCCGAGGCCATGGTGGGCGCCGACGTGTTCGTGGGCCTCTCCACCCGCGGCGTGGTCACCCCCGAGATGGTCAAGACCCTCGCCCCGCGCGCCGTCCTCTTCGCCCTCGCCAACCCCGAGCCCGAGATCACCTACGAGGAGGCCAAGGCCGCCCGCCCCGACATCCTGATGGGGACGGGCCGCTCCGACTACCCCAACCAGATCAACAACGTGCTGGGCTTCCCCTACATCTTCCGCGGGGCCCTGGACGTGCGGGCCCGCTCGATCAACGACGAGATGAAGCTGGCCGCGGCCCACGCCCTGGCGGATCTCGCCAAGCAGGACGTGCCCGACCAGGTGCTCGCGGCGTACTCGTCCAAGCACCTGGAGTACGGCCCCTCCTACATCATCCCCAAGCCCTTCGACCCGCGCGCCCTCCTGTGGGTCGCCCCGGCCGTCGCCAAGGCCGCCATGGAGACCGGGGTGGCGCGATCGCCCATCGAGGACTTCGATGCCTACCGCGACAGCCTGGAGAAGCGCTTCGGCCAGCGCCGCGCCCTGATGCGCTTCATCACCAACCGTGCCAAGCGCGATCCCAAGCGCATCGTCTTCCCGGAAGGGGACCAGGAGAAGATCCTGCGCGCCGCCCAGATCATGCTCGACGAGGGCATCGCGCAGCCGGTACTGCTCGGCGACCCGGTCAAGATCCGCCTGGTGGCCGAGCGCCTCAACCTGACCCTGCAAGGCGCCGAGCTCGTCGACATGCACAACGAGCCCGCGCGGCACCGCTACGCACAGCTGCTGTTCGAGCAGCGCAGCCGCAAGGGCGTGACCTTCCAGGACGCCTCGCGGCTCATGCACCAGTCCAACTACTTCGGCACCATGATGCTCAAGTGCGGGGAGGTGGATGGCCTGGTCTCGGGATTGACCTACGACTACTCGGAGACCATCCGGCCGGCGCTCCAGATCATCGGGCCCCGCAGCGATCGCTCCATCGTCGCCGGTATCTACGTGCTGGTCTTCAAGGATCGCCTGCTCTTCCTCTCCGACGCGACGGTCAACCTGGAGCCCACCGCCGATCAGCTCTGCGAGATCGCGGTGGGAAGCGCCGCGACGGCGGGCTTCTTCGGGGTGGAGCCGCGCATCGCCTTCCTCTCGTTCTCCAACTTCGGCAGCTCCACCCACCCCTCGGCCCTCAAGATGAAGCGGGCCACCGAGCTGACCAAGGACATGCTGCCCACGGTGGTGGTGGACGGCGAGATGCAGGCGGACACCGCCGTCCATCCCCCCTCGGCGGATCCCTTCACTTTCTCGGCCATCCAGGGGGACGCCAACGTGCTGATCTTCCCGGATCTGCAGAGCTGCAACATCGCCTACAAGCTCTTGCACCGCATGGGCGGGGCGGAGGCCGCGGTCGGCCCCATCCTGATGGGCATGGCCAAGCCGGTGAACGTCCTGCAGCACGGCGCGGACGTGGACGAGATCGTCAACGTCACGGCCATCACCGTCAGCGAGGCTCAGCGCTTCCCGCTCTGA
- a CDS encoding FAD-binding oxidoreductase produces the protein MERAQAVVIGGGIIGASTAYHLARMGMKDVVLLEKELFFGMESTAKCAGGIRAQFSSEVNIKLSLASIAHFERFAEEMGADVEFRQVGYLFMSTTPEAWDRSQAAAAFQRAHGVPVELIGPDRVLELCPELQVSDVLGGNYCAIDGLADPHGFHQAYLKAARSLGVGIHVERPVIGFETAGDRVVAVKTAKGDIACDTVILASGAWTGELGRMLGVDIPVVPVRRQIITTAPLPWIDPRWPMMVDNGTGIYMHPESGGMLLGLANKAEPAGFNTTVDEAFTVQMAEAAFNRIPRLEEASINAAWAGLYEVTPDHNAIVGHLPSFRNAIVAAGFSGHGFMHGPACGEVVAQLALGQTPGIDVSALGIERFEGEGAHGLEEVMVI, from the coding sequence ATGGAACGCGCGCAGGCCGTCGTCATCGGCGGAGGGATCATCGGGGCGTCGACCGCCTACCACCTGGCCCGCATGGGCATGAAGGACGTGGTCCTGCTGGAGAAGGAGCTCTTCTTCGGCATGGAATCCACGGCCAAGTGCGCCGGCGGCATCCGGGCCCAGTTCTCCAGCGAGGTGAACATCAAGCTCTCGCTCGCTTCCATCGCGCACTTCGAGCGCTTCGCCGAGGAGATGGGCGCCGACGTCGAGTTCCGGCAGGTCGGCTACCTCTTCATGTCCACCACCCCCGAGGCCTGGGATCGTTCCCAGGCGGCGGCCGCCTTCCAGCGCGCGCACGGCGTGCCCGTCGAGCTGATCGGGCCCGACCGCGTCCTTGAGCTGTGCCCCGAGCTCCAGGTCTCGGACGTGCTGGGCGGAAACTACTGCGCCATCGATGGCCTCGCCGACCCGCACGGCTTCCACCAGGCCTATCTCAAGGCGGCCCGGTCCCTCGGCGTCGGCATCCACGTGGAGCGGCCGGTCATCGGCTTCGAGACGGCGGGGGATCGCGTCGTGGCGGTCAAGACGGCCAAGGGCGACATCGCCTGCGACACGGTGATCCTGGCCTCGGGCGCCTGGACGGGCGAGCTGGGCCGGATGCTCGGCGTGGACATCCCCGTCGTCCCGGTGCGGCGCCAGATCATCACCACCGCCCCCTTGCCCTGGATCGATCCGCGCTGGCCCATGATGGTCGACAACGGGACGGGGATCTACATGCACCCCGAGTCGGGCGGGATGCTCCTCGGCCTGGCCAACAAGGCCGAGCCCGCCGGCTTCAACACCACCGTGGACGAGGCCTTCACCGTGCAGATGGCCGAGGCGGCCTTCAACCGGATCCCCCGCCTCGAGGAGGCGTCGATCAACGCCGCCTGGGCCGGCCTCTACGAGGTCACCCCGGACCACAACGCGATCGTCGGTCACCTGCCCAGCTTCCGCAACGCCATCGTGGCGGCGGGCTTCAGCGGCCACGGCTTCATGCACGGCCCGGCCTGCGGCGAGGTCGTCGCCCAGCTCGCGCTCGGCCAGACGCCGGGCATCGACGTGTCGGCGCTCGGGATCGAGCGCTTCGAGGGCGAGGGGGCCCACGGCCTCGAAGAGGTCATGGTCATCTGA
- the rocD gene encoding ornithine--oxo-acid transaminase, whose product MNELVPGALQTRDYIDKEERFGAHNYHPLDLVIESGQGVWLYDVEGRRYMDFLSAYSSVNQGHCHPRILEALKSQAERVTITSRAFRNDQLPLLYEELHALTGFDRVLPMNTGAEAIETAIKAARKWGYKVKGIPENQAEIVVCANNFHGRTTTIVGFSTEESYKDGFGPFTPGFRIVPFGDLAALEAAITPNTCAFLIEPIQAEAGIYVPPAGYMAGVSELLKKHDVLFIADEIQTGLGRTGKLFAYEHEGIRPDVLVLGKALSGGFYPVSAMLASDEVMGVFQPGQHGSTFGGNPLACAVARAALSVLTDEGLVENSAKLGDYFMDRLRSIKSPHVKEVRGRGLLIGIELNKPARVYCERLMDEGLLCKETHDTVIRLAPPLIVSKEEIDWALERLDKVLSA is encoded by the coding sequence ATGAACGAGCTCGTGCCCGGCGCCCTGCAGACGCGCGACTACATCGACAAGGAAGAGCGCTTCGGCGCCCACAACTATCACCCGCTGGATCTGGTCATCGAGTCGGGCCAGGGGGTCTGGCTCTACGACGTCGAGGGCCGGCGCTACATGGACTTTTTGAGCGCCTACTCGTCGGTCAACCAGGGCCACTGCCATCCCCGCATCCTGGAGGCCCTGAAGAGCCAGGCCGAGCGCGTCACCATCACCTCGCGCGCCTTCCGCAACGACCAGCTGCCCCTGCTCTACGAGGAGCTCCACGCGCTCACCGGCTTCGACCGCGTGCTGCCCATGAACACGGGCGCCGAGGCCATCGAGACCGCCATCAAGGCCGCCCGCAAGTGGGGCTACAAGGTCAAGGGCATCCCCGAGAACCAGGCCGAGATCGTGGTCTGCGCCAACAACTTCCACGGGCGCACGACCACCATCGTCGGCTTCTCGACCGAAGAGAGCTACAAGGACGGCTTCGGCCCCTTCACCCCCGGCTTCAGGATCGTGCCCTTCGGCGACCTCGCCGCGCTCGAGGCGGCCATCACCCCCAACACCTGCGCCTTCCTGATCGAGCCCATCCAGGCCGAGGCGGGAATCTACGTCCCGCCCGCGGGCTACATGGCCGGTGTGAGCGAGCTCCTCAAGAAGCACGACGTCCTCTTCATCGCCGACGAGATCCAGACGGGCCTCGGCCGCACGGGCAAGCTGTTCGCCTACGAGCACGAGGGCATCCGCCCCGACGTGCTGGTGCTGGGCAAGGCCCTCTCGGGCGGCTTCTACCCCGTCTCGGCCATGCTCGCCAGCGACGAGGTCATGGGCGTGTTCCAGCCCGGCCAGCACGGCAGCACCTTCGGCGGCAACCCGCTCGCCTGCGCGGTGGCCCGCGCCGCCCTCTCGGTGCTCACCGACGAGGGGCTCGTCGAGAACTCGGCCAAGCTCGGCGACTACTTCATGGACAGGCTGCGGTCGATCAAGAGCCCGCACGTCAAGGAGGTCCGCGGCCGCGGCCTCTTGATCGGCATCGAGCTCAACAAGCCCGCCCGCGTCTACTGCGAGCGGCTGATGGACGAGGGCCTGCTCTGCAAGGAGACCCACGACACCGTCATCCGCCTGGCCCCCCCGCTCATCGTGAGCAAGGAAGAGATCGACTGGGCCCTCGAGCGCCTCGACAAGGTCCTCTCGGCCTAG